In Thunnus thynnus chromosome 13, fThuThy2.1, whole genome shotgun sequence, the following proteins share a genomic window:
- the LOC137195874 gene encoding organic cation/carnitine transporter 2-like → MTDYEAATAFLGEWGSFQQQVFFLLCLSTVPNGFTGLSIVFLADTPPHWCVVPAHVNLTAAWRNNSIPLEEDNHSGDLLPSKCHRYKLVDIQSFSERGLLPGVDVNLSNVPKEGCLDGWEYDRSVYISTIVSEWDLVCDDRWKNPLTSSLFFFGVLTGSFISGQLSDRYGRKIVLFVTMAVQTVSTFIQVFSPSWPVFCAVFFVVGVGQISNYVAAFVLGTEILGPRVRIVYSTAGVSLFFGMGYMLLPLFAFFIRDWRMLLLGLTLPGFLYAPLWWYVPESPRWLLSQGRVAEAEAIVRNAAKRNKIEPPQVIFSPLQKELQSDRKKTHNICDLLRSRNIRWISITLWLVWNILTIAYFALSLNTANLYGNAYFNCFLSALVEMPAYTLSWLMFRWCSRRLTLFSTLFMGGLFLLLIQLIPANLISLAITLEMMGKFAVTTAFAIVYAYTAELYPTVLRNTAVGACSMASRIGSIIAPYFIYLRSYSISLPYILMGSLTVLSGLLSLLLPESYGMPLPDTITHMQPFPGCCRKTPYTLTQTTEEEKVAERKSPAVL, encoded by the exons ATGACCGATTATGAAGCCGCAACCGCCTTCCTCGGGGAATGGGGaagtttccagcagcaggtgtttttcctcttgtgtctGAGCACCGTCCCCAACGGTTTCACCGGCCTGTCCATCGTATTCCTCGCCGACACGCCGCCCCACTGGTGCGTCGTCCCCGCGCACGTCAACCTCACCGCCGCATGGAGGAACAACAGCATCCCGCTGGAGGAGGACAATCATAGCGGCGATTTGCTGCCCAGCAAGTGCCACAGATACAAACTTGTTGATATACAGAGTTTCTCGGAGAGAGGCTTGCTGCCAGGTGTTGATGTTAATCTGTCTAATGTGCCAAAAGAAGGCTGCTTGGACGGGTGGGAGTATGATCGAAGCGTCTACATTTCTACTATTGTGTCTGAG tggGACCTTGTGTGTGATGACAGGTGGAAGAACCCGTtgacctcctctctcttcttttttggAGTTCTCACTGGCTCTTTTATCTCGGGACAGCTCTCTGACAG GTATGGGAGGAAAATAGTGTTGTTTGTTACCATGGCAGTCCAAACAGTATCCACATTCATCCAGGTCTTTTCTCCATCCTGGCCTGTGTTCTGCGCTGTGTTCTTTGTCGTCGGGGTGGGACAAATCTCCAACTATGTGGCTGCATTTGTGTTAG GAACTGAGATATTAGGCCCACGTGTGCGGATAGTTTACTCCACTGCAGGTGTGAGTCTGTTCTTTGGTATGGGCTACATGCTGCTGCCGCTGTTTGCTTTCTTCATCAGAGACTGGAGGATGCTCCTCCTAGGCCTGACCCTGCCTGGCTTCCTCTATGCGCCTCTCTGGTG GTACGTACCAGAGTCCCCTCGGTGGCTACTCTCTCAGGGAAGAGTAGCAGAGGCTGAGGCCATAGTGAGAAATGCTGCGAAGAGGAACAAAATTGAGCCTCCACAGGTCATCTTTAGTCCTTTGCAG AAAGAACTTCAATCTGACAGGAAGAAGACTCACAACATCTGTGACCTGCTTCGTTCAAGGAACATTCGTTGGATCTCCATCACGCTGTGGCTGGTCTG GAACATCTTGACCATCGCCTACTTTGCTCTTTCGCTGAACACAGCAAACCTTTATGGTAATGCATACTTCAACTGTTTCCTGTCGGCTCTGGTAGAGATGCCAGCCTACACTTTGTCCTGGCTAATGTTTCGCTGGTGTTCCAGGCGACTGACTCTCTTCTCAACTCTCTTCATGGGAGGATTGTTTCTACTCCTAATTCAGCTCATACCAGCAA ACCTGATTTCTCTGGCCATAACACTCGAGATGATGGGGAAGTTTGCAGTGACGACGGCCTTTGCCATCGTGTACGCCTACACAGCAGAACTCTACCCAACTGTACTGAGGAATACGGCTGTGGGTGCCTGCTCCATGGCCTCCAGAATAGGCAGCATCATTGCCCCATACttcatttacttaa GAAGCTATTCCATTTCACTGCCTTACATCCTCATGGGAAGTCTTACAGTTCTGTCAGGGTTGCTGAGTCTCCTGCTGCCCGAGAGCTATGGAATGCCTCTGCCTGACACCATCACTCACATGCAGCCTTTCCCCGG ATGTTGCAGGAAGACACCTTATACACTCACccaaaccacagaagaagaaaaggttGCTGAAAGGAAGTCCCCAGCTGTACTTTGA